The Peromyscus maniculatus bairdii isolate BWxNUB_F1_BW_parent chromosome 6, HU_Pman_BW_mat_3.1, whole genome shotgun sequence genome has a segment encoding these proteins:
- the Rhoc gene encoding rho-related GTP-binding protein RhoC gives MAAIRKKLVIVGDGACGKTCLLIVFSKDQFPEVYVPTVFENYIADIEVDGKQVELALWDTAGQEDYDRLRPLSYPDTDVILMCFSIDSPDSLENIPEKWTPEVKHFCPNVPIILVGNKKDLRQDEHTRRELAKMKQEPVRSEEGRDMANRISAFGYLECSAKTKEGVREVFEMATRAGLQVRKNKRRRGCPIL, from the exons ATGGCTGCAATCCGTAAGAAGCTGGTGATTGTGGGTGACGGTGCCTGTGGGAAGAcctgccttctcattgtcttCAGCAAGGATCAGTTCCCAGAGGTCTATGTCCCTACGGTCTTTGAGAACTACATCGCAGACATTGAAGTGGATGGCAAACAG GTGGAGCTGGCTCTGTGGGACACAGCAGGGCAAGAAGACTACGATCGCCTGCGGCCCCTGTCCTACCCGGACACTGACGTCATCCTCATGTGTTTCTCCATTGACAGCCCTGACAGCCTTG AAAACATTCCTGAGAAGTGGACCCCGGAAGTGAAGCACTTTTGTCCCAACGTGCCCATCATCCTAGTGGGGAATAAAAAGGATCTGAGGCAAGATGAGCATACCAGAAGAGAGCTGGCCAAGATGAAACAG GAGCCCGTTCGGTCTGAGGAAGGCCGGGACATGGCAAACAGGATCAGTGCCTTTGGCTACCTTGAGTGCTCAGCCAAGACCAAGGAAGGGGTGCGGGAGGTATTTGAGATGGCCACTCGGGCTGGCCTGCAGGTCCGCAAGAATAAGCGCCGGAGGGGCTGTCCCATTCTCTGA